The DNA sequence GACACGGGCGAAGTCTGAAACCGGAAGGAAACCGACGGAACATTGAAGATCATTGGAAAAAAAGAAGATCCAAAACAAGGAAGGTGCGCCGATGAAACATGAAGCTTTGCGGCTGTACGATTATCACGTTTGGGAAAACGACCTAATTTTCCGGCGCCTGAAAGAGCTGCCGGAGGAGATCGTCCGCAAGGAGATTTCGAGCGTGTTCCCGTCGATTTTCGACAACGTTGGTCCATCTGTACCGGGTGGACAACACCTGGCAATTGGCTATGTCCGGCCGGTTCGCGGAAATCGTCCCGGCCAGCCAACGCATTCTGGAGGAACCCCGTGGCATGAGCCTGGAGGAACTGGAGGGAAGACACCTCGGGTTGGCCGAACAGTACCGGACTTTCCTCAACGCGACCAACATGGAGGCCGTCTCCTTCTATCCGCACCTCCAGTTCGGCACGCTCAACGCGCGTTACCGTCGACATCGTGCGGCACGTCGTCAACCACGGCACTTACCACCGAGGCAACATCATTGCTATGTTGAGTCAATTCTGTAATATTGTTTTACCTGCTATTTTCATTATATGATATCTATTTCCAAGAGATTTACAAGATATCTCACCACGGCATCGGTTCGCCGCGTTCATTGAGAAATGCTGGCCGGTCGCCGGCGTACGCCCTGTGGTTGTCGATCAGCCGCCCGACGAGTTCGGCCGCCTCGTCGGGCGACAGTTCGGCGGCTTCGTCCAGCCGGCCGCGCATATGGGTGCGGATCCAGCCGGGATGCACGACGAGCACCTGTCCGCCGAACTTCCGAAAATGGTTGTGCACGATCGCCGACTGGCGGTTCAGCGCCGCTTTCGACATCGCGTAGCCGAACCACGCGGTGCGCCAGCAGGCGGCGATGCTGCCGGCTTCGGACGAGATGTTGACGATCAGCTTGTCTTCGCCTCGCTTCAGCAACGGAAACAGCGCGTTCGTCACGCGCAGCGCGCCGAGCGCGTTGACGTTGTAGACGCGCAGCATGTCGGCGAAATCGAGCGCGTCTTCGACCGTCGCGTCGATGTCGCCGAGGACGGCGGCGTTGTTGACGAGCAGGTCGAGCCGGTCGGTCTCGGCTTCGACCGCCTGTGCGGCGTCGCGCACGCTTTCGTCGGAGCCGACGTCGAGCGGCAGGATGTCGAGCCGGTCGCCGGCAGTTGTCCGCAAGCGGTCGAGTTCCGCGCATTCTCCCAAATAACGCCCCGCAAAGACGCGGTAACCCTTCTTCAGCAGCACACGCACGAGCGCGAGGCCGAGCCCGCGGTCGGCGCCGGTGACGAGGGCGTATTTCATAGCGCCCGACTTCCTTTCTCAAAGCGTTTTGATCCGATCAAGTCGATCATACCCCCCGCGCCCTCGTGCCGCAACATCCTGCGAACGGGCACACGGTTCGACCCGACGGTTTCCTGCGCGCGATTTTGCGCATGATGATAAGGGACTGGATTTTTACGCGACTGTACTATATAATCGGGGTGAACTGTTATATCAAAAGAACGGTTGAAATTCCGGAACGTCCGGACGATCGCCGCATCAAGCCCAGAACTGTTTGCAACAGTTTGAGACAACTGCTGCAACAGTTTTCGGGCGTTTTCACGGTTTTCACGGAAGAATGAAACGGGGTGAAGCCGATGGGCTACGAGGTCCGCAAGGTGGAATTGGAACCGCTGCAAGTGTTGTCGCCGCAGGGCGAAGTCGTCGACCCGGCCCGCATGCCGAAGCTCGACGACGCCCAGTTGCGCGAGCTGATGCGCCGCATGGTGTTTACGCGCGTCTGGGACCAGCGCGCCGTGTCGCTCAGCCGGCAGGGCAGGCTCGGGTTTTACGCGCCGGTGTCGGGGCAGGAAGGCACGATGATCGGCAGCGAGTTCGCGCTTGATAAGGAAGACTGGATTTGCCCCGGTTACCGCGACATGCCGCAGCTCGTCTGGCACGGCTATCCGCTGTACCAGTCGTTTCTTTATTCGCGCGGCCACCAGCACGGCGGGCAAATTCCCGAAGGCGTGTGCGTGCTTCTGCCGCAGATCATCATCGGCGCGCAATACGTGCAGGCGCCCGGCGTGGCGATGGGGCTGAAGCTGCGAGGCAAGCGCAACGTCGTCGTCGCGTACACAGGCGACGGCGGCAGCTCGCAGGGCGATTTTTACGAGGGCATGAATTTCGCCGGCGCGTTCCGCCTGCCGTGCATTTTCATCGTGCAGAACAACGGGTATGCGATTTCGACGCCGCGGTCGAAACAGTCGATGGCGGAGACGATCGCGCAAAAGGCGGTCGCAGCCGGCATCCGCGGCGTGCTGGTCGACGGCATGGACGTGCTGGCGGTGTACGCGGCGGTCAAAGAGGCGCGCGAATACGCGCTTGAAGGTCTGCCGACGCTGATCGAGGCGCTGACGTACCGGTTCGGGCCGCATTCGATGTCCGGCGACGACCCGACGAAGTACCGGACGAAAGAAGAATTGAGCGAATGGGAGCAAAAGGACCCGCTCGTGAGGTTCCGCGCGTTTTTGAAGGCGAAAGGGCTCTGGTCGGACGAGGAAGAGGAAAAAACGATCGAGGAAGCGCGCGCGTTCGTGAACGATCAGATCCGGAAGGCCGAGGAGACCCCGCCGATGACGGTTCCGGGCCTGATCGATTCGATGTTCGAGACGACGCCGCCGCATCTCGAAGAGCAGAAGGCGTGGTTCGCCGCGGGGGAGGGGCGTTGATCCGATGGCGCAGCTGACGATGATTCAGGCGATCAACGAGGCGCTCAGGCTGGAGCTTAAGCGCGACCCGAACGTGCTCGTGTTCGGCGAGGACGTCGGGCATCTCGGCGGCGTGTTCCGCGCGACGGAGGGACTGCAGAAAGAGTTCGGCGAGCACCGCGTGTTCGACACGCCGCTCGCGGAGTCGGGCATCGGCGGGTTGGCGGTCGGCCTCTGCACGCAAGGTTTCCGTCCGGTGATGGAAATCCAGTTCATCGGTTTCGTGTTCGAAGTGATGGATTCGATCTGCGGACAGGCTTCGCGGCTTCGCTATCGCTCGGGCGGCCGGTATCACGCGCCGCTCGTCATCCGGACGCCGTTCGGCGGCGGAGTGCGCGCGGCCGAGCTGCATACGGACAGTCTGGAAGGGCTGTTCATCCAGACGCCCGGCATCAAGGTCGTCTGCCCGTCCAATCCGTACGACGCCAAGGGGCTTCTGATCGCGGCGATCCGCGACAACGACCCGGTCTTTTTCATGGAGCACCTGAAGCTGTACCGGTCGTTCCGCCAGGAGGTACCGGAAGGCGATTACACGGTGCCGATCGGCAAGGCGAACGTCGTCCGCGAGGGGCGGCACGTCACGGTGATCGCCTACGGCGCGATGGTATATACGTCGCTCAGGGCTGCCGAAGAGCTGGCGAAAGAAGGCGTCGAATGCGAAGTGATCGACCTGCGCACGCTGATGCCGATCGACATCGACACGATCGTCGCGTCGATCCGCAAGACGAACCGCGCGATCGTCGTCCAGGAGGCGCAAAAAACGGCCGGCGTCGCCGCGGAAGTGATCGCGCAGATCAACGAAAAGGCGATTTTTCACTTGGAGGCGCCGGTGTTGCGCGTCGCCGCGCCGGATACCGTCTACGCGTTCGCGCAGATCGAGGACGAGTGGATGCCGACGCCGGCGCGCGTGGCGGACGGCGTGCGGAAAGTGCTGGAGTACTGAAACGCGGCCGGTCGATCGCGTGCGATCGGTCGCGAATCCAGGGATCGCGGACATCGGACGGTCCGTCCGCCGGGTTAGCCGGTTGGGGCCGGCGTCGGCGGCGGCCGTGTCCGTCACGGGAGGATCGAACGACATGGCGCTGTGGGAATACCGGATGCCGGAGCTCGGCGAAGGGCTGCACGAAGGCGAAATCATGAAATGGCGCGTCAAACCCGGCGATTCCGTCAAGGAAGACGATATCCTGATGGAAGTGCAGAACGACAAGGCGGTCGTCGAAGTGCCCTCGCCGGTCACCGGCAAGGTGGTCGAAATCAAGGTGCCCGAAGGGACGGTGGCTACGGTCGGGCAAGTGCTGGCTGTGTTCGAGACGGCCGGCGAAGTGCGGGGCGGAGGTCCGGCGACGGGAGGTCATGCGGCGGGACCCGTCGGCGGTGCGGGGACCGCGGCGAATGCCGTTATGCCGTCGGCTGCGCAGGCGGCGGATGCGCCGGCGACGCCCGGCTCTGCAGCGGCCGTTCCGGCTGGGGCCTCACCTGCTGCAGCCGCACCTGTCGCCCCGGCCGGCGGGGCTGTTTCCGGCGCGGTTCCGGCGACCGACGTGCTGGCGACGCCGAGCGTGCGCAAACTGGCCCGCGAACTCGGCGTCGACATCCGGCAGGTAAAAGGCACGGGCCGGCACGGTCACGTCACGCGGGAGGACGTGATGCGCGCGGCGCAAGGGAAGACGGCGGATCAGAGGATCGACCGTCCCGCCGAGGCGGCCGACGCCGTCCGGGCGGCAGAGCCGCAACCGGCGCCCGCCGC is a window from the Candidatus Reconcilbacillus cellulovorans genome containing:
- a CDS encoding alpha-ketoacid dehydrogenase subunit beta; its protein translation is MAQLTMIQAINEALRLELKRDPNVLVFGEDVGHLGGVFRATEGLQKEFGEHRVFDTPLAESGIGGLAVGLCTQGFRPVMEIQFIGFVFEVMDSICGQASRLRYRSGGRYHAPLVIRTPFGGGVRAAELHTDSLEGLFIQTPGIKVVCPSNPYDAKGLLIAAIRDNDPVFFMEHLKLYRSFRQEVPEGDYTVPIGKANVVREGRHVTVIAYGAMVYTSLRAAEELAKEGVECEVIDLRTLMPIDIDTIVASIRKTNRAIVVQEAQKTAGVAAEVIAQINEKAIFHLEAPVLRVAAPDTVYAFAQIEDEWMPTPARVADGVRKVLEY
- a CDS encoding pyruvate dehydrogenase (acetyl-transferring) E1 component subunit alpha, with translation MGYEVRKVELEPLQVLSPQGEVVDPARMPKLDDAQLRELMRRMVFTRVWDQRAVSLSRQGRLGFYAPVSGQEGTMIGSEFALDKEDWICPGYRDMPQLVWHGYPLYQSFLYSRGHQHGGQIPEGVCVLLPQIIIGAQYVQAPGVAMGLKLRGKRNVVVAYTGDGGSSQGDFYEGMNFAGAFRLPCIFIVQNNGYAISTPRSKQSMAETIAQKAVAAGIRGVLVDGMDVLAVYAAVKEAREYALEGLPTLIEALTYRFGPHSMSGDDPTKYRTKEELSEWEQKDPLVRFRAFLKAKGLWSDEEEEKTIEEARAFVNDQIRKAEETPPMTVPGLIDSMFETTPPHLEEQKAWFAAGEGR